One Streptomyces sp. NBC_01237 genomic region harbors:
- a CDS encoding carbohydrate ABC transporter permease codes for MKRARTTRAAAVLLGPFFVLFTLAMLVPIGYAVWLSLFTEKQSGLGFGGTETVFSGLDNYAAALGDRAFREGFGVLLGYCLFYIPLLLIGALALALLLDSTLARARRFFQLALFLPHAVPGIIAALIWVYLYTPQLSPVVSAMESGGIGFDFFSPEGALPSIVNIALWEWLGYNMVIFYAALQAIDRSVLEAATVDGAGTWRIALSIKVPLIRASVAMVALFTIIGSLQLFTEPLILNKGTGSAVSSTWTPNMYAYTAAFERNDYGLAAAASILLALTAALLSFVVTRFTGRKGKKA; via the coding sequence ATGAAGCGCGCCCGGACAACCAGAGCCGCCGCCGTCCTGCTGGGGCCCTTCTTCGTACTGTTCACCTTGGCCATGCTCGTGCCGATCGGATACGCGGTCTGGCTCAGCCTGTTCACCGAGAAGCAGTCCGGACTGGGCTTCGGCGGTACCGAGACCGTCTTCAGCGGCCTCGACAACTACGCGGCGGCGCTGGGCGACCGGGCCTTCCGCGAGGGCTTCGGCGTCCTGCTCGGATACTGCCTGTTCTACATTCCGCTGCTGCTCATCGGGGCCCTCGCCCTCGCCCTGCTGCTGGACTCCACGCTGGCCCGTGCCCGCCGGTTCTTCCAGCTCGCGCTCTTCCTGCCGCACGCCGTGCCCGGCATCATCGCCGCGCTGATCTGGGTCTACCTCTACACACCCCAGCTCAGCCCGGTCGTCAGCGCCATGGAGTCCGGGGGGATCGGCTTCGACTTCTTCTCCCCCGAAGGCGCTCTCCCCTCCATCGTGAACATCGCGCTGTGGGAATGGCTCGGCTACAACATGGTGATCTTCTACGCCGCGCTCCAGGCCATCGACCGGTCCGTACTCGAAGCGGCCACGGTCGACGGTGCGGGTACCTGGCGGATCGCCCTGTCCATCAAGGTCCCGCTGATCCGCGCCTCCGTGGCGATGGTCGCGCTGTTCACGATCATCGGCTCGCTCCAGCTGTTCACCGAACCGCTGATCCTCAACAAGGGAACGGGCTCCGCCGTCTCCTCCACCTGGACGCCGAACATGTACGCGTACACCGCGGCCTTCGAGCGCAACGACTACGGGCTCGCCGCGGCCGCCTCCATCCTGCTGGCCCTCACCGCCGCGCTGCTCTCCTTCGTCGTCACCCGCTTCACCGGCCGGAAGGGCAAGAAGGCATGA
- a CDS encoding ABC transporter substrate-binding protein — MSRSRSRTSHVIVGAATALAVLTACGGSGDDSAAPGSDGKPVSVTFWGWAKGSKEVVDAFNASHKNIKVVYEEIPSGNAGGYAKISNAVKAGNAPDLVSIEYPQLPEFVSQGALQDISSYVTDDVKKKLLPQAVELTTLGGKNWAVPFDASPQAFYYRQDLFKKYGVEVPTTWDDFRKAAEKVKQADKKARIGTFFPDDPTTFQAMAWQAGAQWYKAEGDTWKVSTKDAATTKVADYWQGLLDDDLIRANASFSPEWTNSLKNGGTVGYLGAAWGAGVLKGTLPEQSGKWAVAPMPSWDGKPASGMLGGSTFAVSKNSKKAKAAVEFATWMSTTEDGIKARIESGTSSAFPAAAELRPVAKKSFDASFYGGTDIYQVFEGAATSIGQNWAWGPTTGTSNTVIKDQFGKVASGGSTIAEAVQAGHDATVAELKKRGLKVEDAG, encoded by the coding sequence GTGAGCCGCAGTCGGAGCAGAACGTCCCATGTCATAGTCGGCGCCGCCACCGCCCTCGCCGTTCTCACGGCCTGCGGCGGCAGCGGTGACGACTCCGCAGCCCCCGGAAGTGACGGAAAGCCCGTCAGCGTCACCTTCTGGGGCTGGGCCAAGGGATCCAAGGAGGTCGTTGACGCGTTCAACGCCTCGCACAAGAACATCAAGGTCGTCTACGAGGAGATCCCCTCCGGCAACGCGGGCGGCTACGCCAAGATCTCCAACGCGGTGAAGGCGGGCAACGCCCCCGACCTGGTCAGCATCGAGTACCCGCAGCTGCCCGAGTTCGTCAGCCAGGGCGCGCTCCAGGACATCAGCTCGTACGTCACCGACGACGTCAAGAAGAAGCTGCTGCCGCAGGCGGTGGAGCTGACCACGCTGGGCGGCAAGAACTGGGCCGTTCCGTTCGACGCCTCGCCGCAGGCGTTCTACTACCGCCAGGACCTGTTCAAGAAGTACGGCGTCGAGGTCCCCACCACGTGGGACGACTTCCGCAAGGCGGCCGAGAAGGTCAAGCAGGCCGACAAGAAGGCCCGTATCGGCACCTTCTTCCCGGACGACCCGACCACCTTCCAGGCGATGGCCTGGCAGGCCGGGGCCCAGTGGTACAAGGCCGAGGGCGACACCTGGAAGGTCTCCACCAAGGACGCGGCCACCACCAAGGTCGCCGACTACTGGCAGGGACTGCTCGACGACGACCTGATCCGGGCCAACGCCTCCTTCAGCCCGGAGTGGACCAACTCCCTCAAGAACGGCGGCACCGTCGGCTACCTCGGCGCCGCCTGGGGCGCGGGCGTCCTGAAGGGCACGCTGCCCGAGCAGAGCGGCAAGTGGGCGGTCGCCCCGATGCCCAGCTGGGACGGCAAGCCGGCCAGCGGCATGCTCGGCGGCTCCACCTTCGCGGTGTCCAAGAACAGCAAGAAGGCGAAGGCCGCCGTCGAGTTCGCGACCTGGATGTCCACCACCGAGGACGGCATCAAGGCCCGTATCGAATCCGGCACGTCGAGCGCCTTCCCGGCCGCGGCCGAGCTGCGTCCCGTCGCGAAGAAGTCGTTCGACGCGAGTTTCTACGGCGGTACGGACATCTACCAGGTGTTCGAGGGCGCCGCGACGTCCATCGGCCAGAACTGGGCCTGGGGCCCGACGACCGGCACATCCAACACCGTGATCAAGGACCAGTTCGGCAAGGTCGCCAGCGGCGGTTCGACGATCGCCGAAGCCGTGCAGGCGGGCCATGACGCCACCGTCGCCGAGCTCAAGAAGCGCGGCCTGAAGGTCGAGGACGCCGGCTGA